The DNA segment GCATAAGGTAATTTCTATTCATATTTATCTCGTCGTAATTTTTTCTAGCAAACAACATTCACGATTTctcaaagaaaaatataatttaagtaaTTAAGTATACAAACGAACAAAATGTACAGAAGATATTTTCAGTAacatgtttttttcttctttgtagcTGCAACATTCAGTCATGGATGATATGGCTTACATTGATATGAGTAGTCCCTTCAAAAATTTGCATTTACAGAAGATacaaataagagagagaaaataaactggaagtaaaaaaagagaaaaaaggatcCTTTAAATGCCTCTGTAAAATGCAACCTTTGAGAAGAGCTTGATGTGGTTCTTTAGTTTCTGTCCACTCTTTTCTGCTAACATCCGAGAACTTATAGTGCGAAATGATAATAAGCTTTAGCATCATATTTGTgtcattataattttatttacttATATTTATATATTCTTGGTAGAGACGATGCGAGATAAACAAGGTCAATCGAACAAAGTTAAAATCTAATCATTTCATGGGGTCAAGAGCTTTTGTAGCTGCTCGTGCTGAAATTGTAAGTTATACTATTTTTACTTTTTGTAACTTTTCCAATCCCTTTGCTTGGTAGGCGAAGAGTGAATTCTCAAGGGACATTTTTAATATTCAAAAtggtgaaaagaaaagaaaaaaaggccaATGAGTTTGGTATACTTCTAATTCTACTTGACAGATACTTTTAAGTATTGTCATTTTTCATTCATAATTCAAATCATAACTTCAATTCTTTGTCTtcttaaaagagaaagaaaaggacactatttagtttatgtttaataTAAAAGTTAGTATTGTTATTTGTCTCCTTTCTATCATTTTTCCTACTGATTTTTTGCCATTTGTTCTTCAAATATATACGTGTTAATAGATGAATAGATGAGTGTTAGTCACTGGTTTTTAATTAACTTTTAGTACCTCAGGGAGATATAAATTTGTATAGCCTTAATAAAACTTCATGGAGGGTATAACTGTAAGTTTTCCCTGCTTGTGAAAGCTTATGAAATTACAAGTCACATACATATACTTTTATATCTCTGTTTAAGGGAACAAGAGTCTTTTTCAACTTTTGATTAAGCATAACACTACTTTTATATTTCTGTTTAAGGGAACAAGAGTCTATATCTCTACTAACTTACGTATGACTTCTGTTAACTCACAAAACTAGTTTTCAATTTTCCATTATACAATGGATAGTTGCATAATATAAAGAACCACGATCCTATTAGACAATACATTCCTTACCTTTTGTTGAACCTGTAATCTAATCATGTTAATGTGGTTGTGGTTCAATCACCCTCCACATTCATTACTAAGATGATATTTTAGTAATATTTCATATTATTTTCATATTGTGTAGGGTGTGAATGAACATGGAGGAGTAGAGCCAAATAGGATTGAGTTCTACAAAAGCACCCATTACTCGAGTGAAAAAGGATGGTCATCTCCAGAGGCTGAGACTAACTATGTAAGTAATATTTTAGTAACATGTCACATGTATTCATTCTATCTTATCATTAATTTAATTGATGTAATATTTTTatgtagaacaaaatgagagactTGAGAGCTCGGTCTGTTTCTGAACAGAATCCAATGACTATTGATGAAATTGCTGATAATGTACTTGGTACAAGGTCGGGATATATTAAAGGCCTTGGCTATGGTCCAAAGCCTAATACAACTACATCAACAAAAAGAAGGACAGCAGAATTAGAGGACTCTCTTAGGAGGGCAAAAGAGGATGCTGCTACTGCCCAACATGGTTTACAAGAACGTTTGAATGCAGCTGAAACTGAGGTAGCAAATCAGCAGATACAGATACAAACATTAACTTCTGAGTTGGGTACTGTACGGGCACGCCAAGAGGAGATATTAAATCAAATGCAGCGTCATTTTATTGGCTCATCACCATCAAGGTTAGAAGTACTACATCTTTAAATGATAAATTCAATTATAATTCTTTTAGCATCTAAGTTCGAATGCTTTTTTTTATGATACAGCGAAGATTAAGCTCCACAAGATTATCAACTTTGGGTACACTAAACTTCACACTATTTATTTTTtgctcatttttatttttttgtatcaCAATTCAGTTATTTGTTTCACCAATTAAACTCTACGTTTAACAAGAAGTCGTAGTTTATAccaattatattttatttataccaTGATACCATAAAGTATTAAATTAAATCTTAATTTTGTCTCTATCTTTTATACAGGTATATGACGGTAAATATTGGATCAAGACTAATTGCAAGTGAAGTGTCATTCCATTCCTCCACTTCTCAGTTCTAGCTTAGGAGTAATATTTAGTATATCTCAATTCTCAGTTAGACTTTTATGTTGGACAGATTTACTTTAATTATGTTTCTTTTAATTTATGGAGCTTTTATCTCAATATAGTTTTAATCGTAGTTGTATGATCAATGGTGAATATTTTTGTTATTACCTTTGATTGTTTTTAGTTTTCTGTTATTACCTTGATtgttttattatgttatttcaaattCGTATAACGCCAATCTAAAGCAAATACGAATATAAACGTCATCAAACATTTGTTATTAGTGACAAAAAAGTTCACTTATGTATAGTTTTTAGGAATATCACATTTTCGTCATGAAACAAATTAAGTTCGTCATAAATTCACTATATTTAGTGACAAAAATAATGTCCCAAAATCATCTTTTTATTGACTACGAATCAACTTTGTATTTTTCGACGATTTTAATTGTCACTAATCATGACAATTTATAGTGACAAATTTTTTTTGtcgataaatttttttttttagtgaCGAAATGATAGTTTTAACTACAAAATTATAATTGTCACTAATTATATATTTAGggacaaaatatttttttgtggATAAAGGGTAGTCTTTAGTGACAAAATTACGGTTTTTCAACTACGAAACACACATAGCTTTAGAGACATTTGACGTTGTCACcaattaaactaaatatttagCGACGAGCCACTTTCGTCGACATTAATGCATTTTTAGTGACGAAATCATACTATTAAGTAC comes from the Nicotiana tabacum cultivar K326 chromosome 14, ASM71507v2, whole genome shotgun sequence genome and includes:
- the LOC142169157 gene encoding uncharacterized protein LOC142169157 isoform X2, which encodes MWANPEHKRRCEINKVNRTKLKSNHFMGSRAFVAARAEIGVNEHGGVEPNRIEFYKSTHYSSEKGWSSPEAETNYNKMRDLRARSVSEQNPMTIDEIADNVLGTRSGYIKGLGYGPKPNTTTSTKRRTAELEDSLRRAKEDAATAQHGLQERLNAAETEVANQQIQIQTLTSELGTVRARQEEILNQMQRHFIGSSPSSED
- the LOC142169157 gene encoding uncharacterized protein LOC142169157 isoform X1 — protein: MWANPEHKRRCEINKVNRTKLKSNHFMGSRAFVAARAEIGVNEHGGVEPNRIEFYKSTHYSSEKGWSSPEAETNYNKMRDLRARSVSEQNPMTIDEIADNVLGTRSGYIKGLGYGPKPNTTTSTKRRTAELEDSLRRAKEDAATAQHGLQERLNAAETEVANQQIQIQTLTSELGTVRARQEEILNQMQRHFIGSSPSRLEVLHL